In Acaryochloris marina S15, a single genomic region encodes these proteins:
- a CDS encoding YggT family protein yields the protein MTLETLLIWGLSFCFGLFIFLFIFRIILTWYPQVDLNQMPVSLATWPTEPFLIPTRKLIPPMGGVDITPIIWVGITSLLREVLLGQQGLLRMLF from the coding sequence ATGACCTTAGAAACGCTACTAATTTGGGGCCTTAGCTTTTGCTTCGGGCTATTTATCTTTCTATTTATTTTTAGAATTATCCTGACTTGGTATCCCCAGGTTGATCTCAATCAGATGCCGGTTTCCCTGGCAACCTGGCCAACAGAACCCTTTTTGATCCCCACCCGTAAACTTATCCCACCTATGGGAGGCGTAGATATTACACCTATTATTTGGGTCGGCATCACTAGCCTGCTGCGTGAAGTCCTGCTTGGACAGCAAGGTTTACTGAGAATGCTATTCTAG